GGCGGAGGACGTACGGCAGGATGCCGCCGTTCTCGTAGTAGTGGACTTCCTGGGGGGTGTCGATGCGGACGCGGACCGGGAAGCGGGTCACGGTCCCGTCGGCCTTCTCGGCGGCGACGACCAGGGACTTGGCGGCGGCCACGCGCCGGGCGACGGACCCGTCGGGGTCCTCGATCCGGAAGATCTCCTCGCCGGTGAGGCCCAGGCTCTCGGCGTTCTGGCCGGGCTCGTACTGGAGCGGGACGATGCCCATGCCGACCAGGTTCGAACGGTGGATCCGCTCGTAGCTCTCGGCGATGACGGCCGAGATGCCCAGCAGCTTGGGCCCCTTGGCGGCCCAGTCGCGCGAGGAGCCCGAGCCGTACTCCTTGCCGGCGAGGATGAACAGGGGCGTCCCCGCGGCCTGGTACTTCACCGAGGCGTCGAAGATGCTCATGACCTCGTCGTCGGGGAGGTAGCGGGTCCAGCCCCCCTCGGTGCCCGGGGCGAGCTTGTTCCGCAGCCGGATGTTGGCGAACGTCCCCCGGACCATGACCTCGTGGTTCCCCCGGCGCGAGCCGTAGGAGTTGAAGTCGGCCGGCTTGACGCCGTGGGCGATCAGGTAGCGGCCGGCGGGGCCGTCGGCCTTGATCGAGCCGGCGGGCGAGATGTGGTCGGTCGTAATGCTGTCGCCCAGGACGGCCAGGACCCGCGCGCCTTCGATCGGCTTCGGCGGGGTCGGCTGAAGCTGCATGCCCACGAAGTAGGGCGGGTTCTGGACGTAGGTCGAGTCGTCCTCCCAGGCGAAGAGATCCCCCTGGGGCGTGGGGAGGCCCTGCCACTGGGGGTCGCCGTCGAACACGGCGCTGTATTCCTTGTGGAACTGGTCGGACTTCACCGAGGCCATGACCGTGTCGTGGACCTCCTGCTGGGTCGGCCAGACGTCCTTGAGGAAGACGGGCTCGCCCTGCCTGTCGAGGCCGAGCGGCTCGACGGCGAGGTCGACGTCCATGGTGCCGGCGAGGGCGTAGGCGACGACCAGGGGCGGCGAGGCCAGGTAGTTGGCCCGCACGTCGGCGTTGATCCGGCCCTCGAAGTTGCGGTTGCCGCTCAGGACGGCGACGGCGACGAGGTCCTTCTTCTGGATCGTGTCGGAGATGTCGGCCGGCAGCGGGCCCGAGTTGCCGATGCAGGTCGTGCAGCCGTAGCCGACCGTGTTGAACCGCAGGCGGTCGAGGTACGTGTCGAGGCCGGCGAACTTGAGGTACTCGGTGACGACCTTCGACCCCGGGGCGAGGCTCGCCTTGACCCAGGGCTTGGTCTCCAGCCCGCGCTCGACGGCCTTCTTGGCGACCAGCCCGGCGGCCAGCATGACCGAGGGGTTCGAGGTGTTGGTGCAGCTCGTGATGGCGGCGATCACGACCGAGCCGTGCTTGAGGTCGCTCCCCTCGCCGTTCGTGTCGACCTCGGCCTGATCGGCCGGCTTGACCTTGGCGGGCCGGGCCTCGACCATCTCCTTCAGGGCGGCCTCGAAGGCCGGCTTGGAGTTGCTGAGCGCGACGCGGTCCTGGGGCCGGCGGGGGCCGGCGATGCTGGGCTCGACGGTCGAGAGGTCGAGCGACAGGGTGTCGGTGTAATCGGGCGCGGGCGTGTTCAGCTCGTGGAACATGCCCTGGGCCTTGTAGTACTCCTCGACCAGGCGGATCGCGGCCTCGGGGCGGCCCGAGAGGCGGAGGTAGCGGATCGTCTCGGCGTCGACCGGGAAGATGCCGCAGGTCGCGCCGTATTCGGGGGCCATGTTGGCGATCGTCGCCCGGTCGGCCAGCGGCAGGTGCATCAGGCCGGGGCCGTAGAACTCGACGAACTTGCCGACCACGCCCTTCTTGCGGAGCATCTGGGTGACGGTCAGCACCAGGTCGGTGGCCGTGGCGCCCTCGGGGAGCTTGCCCGAGAGCATGAAGCCGACGACCTGGGGGACGAGCATGGAGACCGGCTGGCCCAGCATCGCGGCCTCGGCCTCGATGCCGCCGACGCCCCAGCCCAGCACGCCCAGGCCGTTGATCATCGTCGTGTGCGAGTCGGTGCCGACGAGCGTGTCGGGGTACGCCGTCGCGCCCTCGGCGGCCTCGTCGTCGACCATCAC
The DNA window shown above is from Paludisphaera mucosa and carries:
- the acnA gene encoding aconitate hydratase AcnA; the encoded protein is MPKSFGAQAPLSVDGRTYQYYRLGALADHGLDASRLPFSLKVLLENLLRFEDGSTVTADDVRALAQWDPKADPDREIAFRPSRVLLQDFTGVPAVVDLAAMRDAVKTLGGDPRRINPLQPVELVIDHSVQVDEAGTSRALIVNAELEFARNRERYAFLRWGQNAFDNFKVVPPDTGIVHQVNLEYLARVVMVDDEAAEGATAYPDTLVGTDSHTTMINGLGVLGWGVGGIEAEAAMLGQPVSMLVPQVVGFMLSGKLPEGATATDLVLTVTQMLRKKGVVGKFVEFYGPGLMHLPLADRATIANMAPEYGATCGIFPVDAETIRYLRLSGRPEAAIRLVEEYYKAQGMFHELNTPAPDYTDTLSLDLSTVEPSIAGPRRPQDRVALSNSKPAFEAALKEMVEARPAKVKPADQAEVDTNGEGSDLKHGSVVIAAITSCTNTSNPSVMLAAGLVAKKAVERGLETKPWVKASLAPGSKVVTEYLKFAGLDTYLDRLRFNTVGYGCTTCIGNSGPLPADISDTIQKKDLVAVAVLSGNRNFEGRINADVRANYLASPPLVVAYALAGTMDVDLAVEPLGLDRQGEPVFLKDVWPTQQEVHDTVMASVKSDQFHKEYSAVFDGDPQWQGLPTPQGDLFAWEDDSTYVQNPPYFVGMQLQPTPPKPIEGARVLAVLGDSITTDHISPAGSIKADGPAGRYLIAHGVKPADFNSYGSRRGNHEVMVRGTFANIRLRNKLAPGTEGGWTRYLPDDEVMSIFDASVKYQAAGTPLFILAGKEYGSGSSRDWAAKGPKLLGISAVIAESYERIHRSNLVGMGIVPLQYEPGQNAESLGLTGEEIFRIEDPDGSVARRVAAAKSLVVAAEKADGTVTRFPVRVRIDTPQEVHYYENGGILPYVLRQLLSVKTDL